One Alicyclobacillus acidoterrestris DNA window includes the following coding sequences:
- a CDS encoding sulfate ABC transporter permease → MRKIGLYGFVYVWFAILIVLPVLGLIVGAFRDGAGAFARQLANPEAVFSLKLTFEITGLTVVINGVFGVLAALVIARRRARGWQVINAIVDLPFAVSPVIAGLALTLVYGPRTWIGAGFASAHIKIIYAMPGMVLATLFVTFPFVVRELVPVLREKGFAQEEAAVTLGASAWTTFWRVTLPGMKWSLAYGLVLTLARALGEFGAVLVVSGAVIMLTQSATLYVYQATVNSDLQAAYAVSLVLAATSFVILMILQLIKKRQGRHLV, encoded by the coding sequence GTGCGGAAAATAGGACTGTATGGGTTCGTTTATGTATGGTTCGCGATTCTCATTGTTCTCCCAGTGCTCGGCCTAATCGTTGGTGCGTTTCGGGACGGGGCAGGTGCGTTTGCCCGACAACTTGCGAACCCTGAAGCGGTATTTTCCCTTAAATTAACGTTCGAGATTACGGGTCTCACCGTAGTTATTAATGGGGTATTTGGCGTTCTCGCCGCACTTGTCATCGCGAGGCGTCGAGCGCGTGGGTGGCAGGTGATAAACGCCATTGTGGATTTGCCATTTGCCGTTTCTCCAGTGATTGCGGGTCTCGCACTCACTTTGGTTTATGGCCCAAGAACGTGGATTGGGGCGGGGTTCGCATCCGCGCATATAAAAATCATTTATGCGATGCCTGGTATGGTTCTTGCGACGCTGTTTGTTACATTTCCGTTTGTCGTCCGGGAATTGGTACCTGTTCTACGTGAAAAGGGCTTTGCCCAAGAGGAGGCCGCAGTGACGCTCGGCGCATCTGCATGGACGACGTTTTGGCGCGTTACATTGCCCGGCATGAAATGGAGTCTAGCGTATGGATTAGTGCTTACGCTAGCTAGGGCACTTGGTGAATTTGGTGCCGTACTCGTGGTCTCGGGTGCTGTGATTATGTTGACACAATCCGCCACACTCTACGTTTATCAAGCCACCGTAAATAGCGATTTACAGGCGGCATATGCAGTTTCACTCGTTCTGGCGGCGACCTCCTTCGTCATCTTGATGATTCTGCAGTTGATTAAAAAAAGGCAAGGGAGGCATCTCGTATGA
- a CDS encoding sulfate/molybdate ABC transporter ATP-binding protein, translating to MSIELRHIAKSYTGEALALDDVSLQVKEGEMIGFLGPSGSGKTTLLRIIAGLEKQSAGEVLIGGKVVDELPPQKRKVGVVFQNYALFKHMTVYENIAFGLKVQKQSKKHIHMRVMELLKYVRLEGLENRYPQQLSGGQAQRVALARALAPKPKILLLDEPFAAIDTKVRRELRQWVRDVHDDIGITSIFVTHDQEEALEIADRVLVMNRGKIEQFGTPKEVYEAPSSLFVANFVGEANHIYGKTVGNRVAIGEISVDVPDKPDGTNVHVVIRPKDIRIREILSDDDVTGEIVRVSYKGDFYGVDIATKDLRLHVYVPKEQDYLLEIGRNVAYELTDFKLFEERPMSIASEVNPYSIEIRKSS from the coding sequence ATGAGTATTGAACTGCGACACATCGCAAAGTCGTACACCGGAGAGGCGCTCGCATTGGACGATGTCAGTCTACAGGTAAAGGAGGGTGAGATGATAGGGTTTCTTGGACCGAGTGGAAGCGGAAAGACCACGCTTTTGCGAATTATCGCTGGGCTCGAGAAACAGTCTGCCGGTGAAGTGCTGATTGGAGGGAAGGTTGTTGACGAGTTGCCTCCTCAAAAGCGCAAGGTGGGCGTAGTCTTTCAAAATTATGCGTTGTTTAAACATATGACTGTGTATGAAAACATCGCGTTTGGCTTGAAGGTGCAAAAGCAAAGTAAGAAGCACATTCATATGCGGGTTATGGAACTGCTGAAATATGTGCGCTTGGAAGGACTGGAAAATCGATATCCCCAACAATTGTCTGGTGGTCAGGCACAACGTGTGGCCCTCGCTCGAGCACTTGCTCCGAAACCCAAGATTTTATTGTTAGATGAACCGTTTGCTGCGATAGATACAAAAGTTCGGCGCGAACTTCGGCAGTGGGTGCGTGACGTACATGACGATATCGGCATCACGAGTATTTTTGTCACGCATGATCAAGAAGAAGCGCTGGAAATTGCAGATAGGGTGCTCGTCATGAATCGTGGGAAAATCGAACAATTTGGAACGCCAAAAGAAGTGTACGAAGCGCCGAGCAGTTTGTTTGTTGCGAATTTTGTCGGCGAAGCAAACCACATTTATGGAAAGACGGTAGGTAATCGCGTCGCAATTGGAGAGATATCTGTCGATGTACCGGATAAACCCGATGGGACGAATGTGCATGTCGTCATTCGCCCAAAAGATATTAGAATTCGCGAGATTTTGTCGGATGATGATGTCACAGGCGAGATCGTCCGCGTGTCCTACAAGGGTGATTTTTACGGCGTAGACATCGCAACCAAAGATCTACGACTGCATGTTTATGTGCCGAAAGAACAAGATTACCTGCTTGAAATCGGGCGAAACGTAGCTTATGAGCTGACGGATTTCAAATTGTTTGAAGAGCGACCCATGTCCATAGCGTCAGAAGTAAATCCGTACAGCATTGAGATACGCAAGTCGAGCTAG
- a CDS encoding YezD family protein produces MKQRSTLPDDVIQRILRALDGLEYGSVNITVHGAQVTQIDRVEKQRFPLTSHNERVDGERRRP; encoded by the coding sequence ATGAAACAGCGTAGCACGTTGCCGGACGATGTGATTCAGCGTATTTTGCGTGCTCTGGACGGGTTGGAATATGGTTCAGTCAATATCACGGTTCATGGAGCACAGGTTACGCAAATTGATCGGGTTGAAAAACAAAGGTTTCCTCTGACATCCCACAACGAACGAGTGGATGGGGAAAGAAGGCGTCCGTGA
- the ssuE gene encoding NADPH-dependent FMN reductase, with product MAKITIISGSPSKNSRTEKFIRYLETKLHASDAQIHRIFVRDFSSDDLVYANFESDAIRDSIQEIEESDAVVVATPVYKAAYTGLLKIYLDMLPQGIFTSKIIYPLVVGGSPAHLLVIDYALKPILCALGARTILPGIYCLDSQVSEDGQGGISVQGDLKKRFDSGIEELLNRMLPNQTNEQLYVGGNRS from the coding sequence ATGGCGAAAATTACAATTATCAGTGGCAGCCCCTCCAAAAACTCAAGGACAGAAAAATTTATCCGTTACTTGGAAACGAAGTTACATGCAAGTGATGCACAGATCCATAGGATATTTGTTCGAGATTTTTCGTCTGATGACTTGGTATACGCCAATTTTGAAAGTGACGCGATTCGAGACAGCATTCAGGAGATTGAGGAATCAGACGCAGTGGTAGTTGCGACACCGGTTTATAAGGCAGCATATACAGGGTTATTGAAGATTTACCTCGACATGTTGCCCCAGGGGATTTTCACGTCAAAAATCATTTACCCTCTCGTCGTTGGTGGTTCACCAGCACACTTACTCGTGATTGATTACGCGCTAAAGCCGATTCTGTGCGCACTTGGAGCGCGCACCATTCTACCGGGTATCTATTGCTTGGATAGCCAGGTGTCAGAGGATGGGCAAGGGGGCATCAGCGTGCAAGGGGACCTGAAGAAACGATTCGACAGCGGCATTGAGGAGCTGTTGAATCGAATGCTTCCGAATCAGACAAATGAGCAGCTGTATGTAGGGGGGAATCGTTCGTGA
- a CDS encoding sulfonate ABC transporter substrate-binding protein, with translation MTGWYKGVLGFAAAATVFAVSGCGNSTTTGNTGTGAATSATDKGTIRIGYQLYGTSGVMMDRGILDKQLEKLGYKVQWIQFPGGPQLLQAMNAGAIDLGETGDTPPIFAQSAGTPLVYLAHEPASPEAEAILVSSQSGIKSVKDLKGKTVAINKGSNVEYMLVQQLQKAGLTFQDITPDYLTPADARAAFQSGKVSAWAIWDPYLASAQDATKSTEIASGSGVTNNYQFYFATKTFAQSHPDIVQDYLNALQQTDTWVKNNKVQAAKFLAPKMDISVKALETSLNRRAYGVEPITNDVVDEQQNIANLFYKLGLIPNAITVKDDVWSGNVGKGTN, from the coding sequence GTGACAGGATGGTACAAAGGTGTACTTGGGTTTGCTGCTGCCGCCACCGTGTTCGCGGTTTCCGGTTGCGGGAATTCTACTACTACGGGCAACACGGGCACGGGGGCAGCAACTTCAGCAACGGACAAAGGGACGATTCGAATTGGTTATCAATTGTACGGAACGTCCGGAGTGATGATGGATAGGGGGATTTTGGATAAACAACTGGAAAAACTCGGATACAAAGTCCAGTGGATTCAGTTTCCTGGAGGACCGCAGTTACTGCAAGCGATGAACGCCGGCGCGATAGATCTCGGTGAGACTGGTGATACGCCGCCGATTTTTGCTCAATCTGCGGGGACACCGCTCGTCTATCTGGCGCATGAACCAGCAAGTCCTGAGGCGGAGGCCATTTTGGTTTCCTCTCAATCGGGTATCAAAAGCGTCAAAGATTTAAAGGGAAAGACAGTGGCGATAAACAAAGGTTCGAACGTCGAGTACATGTTGGTTCAGCAATTACAAAAGGCTGGATTGACTTTTCAGGACATTACGCCTGATTACCTCACACCGGCTGATGCACGGGCTGCGTTTCAATCGGGCAAGGTTTCTGCATGGGCAATTTGGGATCCGTATTTGGCCTCCGCACAAGATGCGACAAAATCCACAGAGATAGCCAGCGGCAGTGGTGTCACAAACAACTATCAATTCTATTTCGCGACAAAGACATTTGCGCAAAGTCACCCGGACATCGTCCAAGATTATCTCAACGCATTGCAGCAGACGGACACGTGGGTGAAAAACAACAAGGTTCAAGCTGCCAAGTTTTTAGCACCGAAGATGGATATTAGCGTAAAAGCACTTGAAACTTCGTTAAATCGGCGGGCTTACGGCGTGGAGCCGATTACCAATGATGTCGTCGATGAACAGCAGAATATCGCAAATCTGTTCTACAAATTAGGCCTGATTCCAAACGCAATTACTGTCAAAGACGACGTTTGGTCAGGGAATGTTGGGAAGGGGACGAATTAA
- the ssuD gene encoding FMNH2-dependent alkanesulfonate monooxygenase, whose amino-acid sequence MQVFWFIPTHGDSRYLGTTTGARVVDYSYMRQIAQAVDTLGFSGVLLPTGRSCEDAWIVASSLIPATERLKFLVAIRPGLMSPTVAARMASTFDRLSGGRLLINVVTGGDPLEQEADGLFLNHDERYHVTDEFLSIWRRVMEGETVDYDGDHLRVNAAKLLYPPVQKPYPPLYFGGSSDIGQKIAAKHVDVYLTWGEPPAQVKEKIERVRELAQQAGREVRFGIRLHIIVRETEDEAWADAEKLIQYVDDKTIEEAQKVFSRMDSVGQRRMSELHRGDRSNLEISPNLWAGVGLVRGGAGTALVGTPDVIAERMREYEELGIETFILSGYPHLEESYRVAELLFPKLNLQRESRQGKDPSFISPFGEMVANEIPPANVENQA is encoded by the coding sequence ATGCAGGTATTTTGGTTTATTCCGACACATGGGGATAGTCGATATCTCGGCACAACAACTGGGGCGCGGGTCGTAGATTATTCGTATATGCGGCAAATTGCCCAGGCAGTGGACACACTTGGTTTTAGTGGCGTGTTATTGCCGACGGGGCGGTCCTGCGAGGATGCGTGGATTGTCGCTTCGTCACTCATTCCGGCGACGGAGCGGTTGAAGTTCCTTGTCGCGATTCGTCCAGGGCTGATGTCACCAACTGTTGCTGCGCGGATGGCGTCGACATTCGACCGGCTATCTGGTGGGCGGTTACTGATAAACGTGGTGACGGGCGGGGATCCATTAGAGCAAGAAGCAGATGGATTATTTCTGAACCACGATGAACGGTACCACGTGACAGATGAATTCCTTTCGATTTGGCGACGCGTGATGGAAGGGGAAACGGTGGATTACGATGGAGATCATTTGCGCGTCAATGCTGCAAAACTTCTGTATCCACCTGTACAGAAGCCATATCCTCCGCTGTATTTTGGTGGCTCGTCCGATATTGGCCAAAAGATTGCAGCGAAGCATGTGGATGTGTATCTGACCTGGGGAGAACCGCCAGCACAAGTCAAGGAGAAAATTGAACGCGTTCGGGAACTTGCACAACAGGCGGGGCGTGAGGTTCGGTTCGGTATTCGCCTGCATATCATCGTTCGGGAAACAGAAGACGAAGCGTGGGCGGACGCTGAAAAGCTCATTCAATATGTAGATGACAAAACCATAGAAGAGGCACAGAAAGTATTTTCGCGAATGGATTCTGTCGGTCAGCGCAGAATGAGTGAATTGCACCGAGGAGACCGCTCAAACCTCGAAATCAGTCCCAACTTATGGGCCGGTGTCGGACTCGTTCGGGGAGGCGCTGGCACGGCATTGGTGGGAACGCCGGATGTGATTGCAGAGCGCATGCGGGAATACGAGGAACTTGGCATTGAAACCTTCATCCTGTCGGGCTATCCACATTTAGAGGAATCATATCGCGTTGCGGAACTTTTATTTCCGAAGTTGAACCTACAACGAGAATCAAGACAAGGCAAAGATCCGTCTTTTATCAGCCCATTTGGAGAAATGGTTGCCAATGAAATACCTCCAGCAAACGTGGAGAATCAGGCCTAA
- a CDS encoding ABC transporter permease subunit, with protein sequence MLPFAVPALVVIGWQILGQSRLISTRILPTPVAVVQAGIQLGKQGILWQYIWSSTERALAGFLIGGSVGFVLGLLNGLYRISQKLTDTSIQMLRTIPHLALIPLVIVWFGVGEEAKIFLVALGSVFPIYVNTFFGIKSVDADLIEMAKVYRLPWLKLFWKVILPGALPSILVGIRYALGVMWMTLIVAETISENSGIGYMAMNAEEFMQMNVVVLGIVLYALLGKISDWIATTMERRFLRWHPNYLSNH encoded by the coding sequence ATGCTTCCTTTTGCCGTGCCTGCCCTCGTTGTCATTGGGTGGCAGATTTTGGGTCAATCCAGGTTGATTTCCACGCGCATTTTGCCAACGCCTGTGGCAGTCGTTCAGGCAGGTATTCAACTTGGTAAACAGGGTATCCTCTGGCAATACATTTGGTCGAGTACGGAGCGGGCACTGGCAGGGTTTCTCATCGGAGGTTCGGTGGGCTTCGTTCTAGGACTGTTGAATGGACTCTATCGGATCTCGCAAAAGTTGACGGACACATCCATCCAGATGCTGCGCACCATTCCGCATTTGGCGCTGATACCATTGGTCATTGTGTGGTTTGGTGTCGGCGAGGAAGCCAAAATATTTCTCGTTGCACTGGGTTCTGTGTTCCCCATCTACGTGAACACGTTCTTTGGAATCAAGTCGGTGGATGCTGATTTGATTGAGATGGCTAAAGTGTATCGACTACCTTGGTTAAAGCTGTTTTGGAAAGTCATATTGCCAGGGGCTTTACCGTCGATATTGGTTGGTATCCGATACGCTTTGGGTGTGATGTGGATGACACTGATTGTCGCGGAGACGATATCGGAGAACTCGGGCATTGGCTATATGGCGATGAATGCGGAGGAGTTCATGCAAATGAACGTGGTTGTGCTAGGCATCGTGTTATATGCGCTACTTGGCAAAATTTCAGATTGGATAGCAACCACGATGGAACGCCGTTTCCTGAGGTGGCATCCGAATTATCTGTCGAATCACTAA
- a CDS encoding ATP-binding cassette domain-containing protein has product MSAPLGLQLSMQQVNKQYGRKTVLQGVQLDISPGEFVAVVGRSGCGKSTLLRLISGLEPPTAGEISVDHERISGIHPDIRVMFQEARLLPWLKVVDNVAIGLGKEEKDKAVSALRRVGLETRARDWPGVLSGGQRQRVALARALASDPRMLLLDEPLGALDALTRIEMQQLIEEIWSIQKFTAMLVTHDVSEAIALADRVILIENGQIAFEVPVNLPRPRERDHHFIRLERLVLDRILKNHSNGVSSQLPYEAAPQLI; this is encoded by the coding sequence GTGTCTGCCCCATTAGGTCTGCAGTTATCGATGCAGCAGGTGAACAAGCAATATGGAAGGAAAACGGTTCTTCAAGGCGTCCAGCTTGATATCTCTCCAGGAGAATTCGTAGCGGTCGTCGGGCGCAGCGGCTGTGGAAAGAGTACTTTGTTGAGATTGATTTCTGGACTAGAGCCTCCAACAGCGGGAGAAATTTCTGTTGACCATGAACGAATATCTGGGATTCACCCAGATATTCGAGTCATGTTTCAAGAAGCGCGCTTATTGCCATGGTTAAAGGTTGTGGATAACGTAGCCATAGGCCTCGGCAAAGAGGAGAAGGACAAAGCGGTGTCGGCGCTGCGTCGCGTTGGGTTGGAGACGCGCGCGCGCGATTGGCCCGGTGTTCTTTCCGGAGGGCAGCGTCAACGCGTCGCGTTGGCACGAGCACTTGCATCGGATCCGAGAATGTTGCTGCTTGACGAACCACTGGGCGCTTTGGACGCGTTGACGCGCATTGAAATGCAGCAATTAATTGAAGAAATCTGGTCGATACAAAAGTTTACCGCCATGCTCGTCACACATGACGTGAGTGAAGCCATCGCCTTGGCGGATAGGGTGATTCTCATTGAGAACGGACAGATTGCGTTTGAGGTGCCTGTGAATCTCCCTAGGCCACGTGAGCGGGACCATCATTTTATCAGGCTGGAGCGCCTCGTCCTCGACAGAATACTTAAAAATCATTCCAACGGCGTGTCGAGCCAGTTGCCGTATGAGGCCGCCCCGCAGCTCATTTGA
- a CDS encoding aspartate aminotransferase family protein, whose translation MSIGENIRAVGKESLVELDRQYMWHPMMPYSASQQPMVVAHGEGPYITTEDGNRYLDAMSGLWCVNLGYSQKSLAEAASEQMLEMPYYPLTHTHKPGIRLAEKLNQWLQGSYRIVYSNSGSEANEVSFKIARQYYEQMGEPNRWKIIARYRGYHGNTMGALAATGQFQRKYKYEPLAPGFLHVPPPDCYRCPFGHQAGLCQHECANYYEQVINWEIPETVAAIIIEPVISGGGVFVPPPEYLQRVREICNRYGVLMIVDEVICGFGRSGQPFGHQNYGITPDIVTMAKGITSGYLPLSATAIRDELFDVFRHDSEYAHLRHVNTFGGHPVACAVAIKTLEIMEEEHLVDRAAQLGQQLKTKLTPLANHLHVGDLRHFGLLAGIELVADKETKAPASPEFTAAVIAECKKRGVLIGKNGDTVRNFNNILTLCPPFIITDDELDHIVTVVKESIAKTTEQGVTA comes from the coding sequence ATGTCTATCGGTGAAAACATTCGAGCCGTAGGAAAAGAGTCGTTGGTTGAACTGGATAGGCAATATATGTGGCACCCAATGATGCCCTATTCCGCCAGTCAGCAACCGATGGTCGTGGCGCACGGGGAAGGACCCTATATCACCACGGAAGACGGCAACCGCTACTTAGATGCCATGTCTGGTCTGTGGTGCGTCAACCTTGGGTACTCCCAAAAATCACTGGCCGAAGCGGCATCAGAACAGATGCTGGAAATGCCATATTATCCACTCACGCATACGCACAAACCTGGAATCCGACTGGCTGAAAAATTGAACCAGTGGTTACAGGGATCATACAGAATTGTCTATTCAAACAGCGGGTCGGAGGCGAATGAGGTCTCCTTTAAAATTGCTCGCCAATACTACGAGCAAATGGGAGAACCTAATCGCTGGAAAATTATCGCGCGTTATCGCGGCTACCACGGAAACACCATGGGCGCACTCGCCGCAACGGGTCAATTTCAGCGCAAGTACAAATACGAACCCCTCGCCCCAGGCTTTCTCCACGTACCGCCACCGGACTGCTATCGCTGTCCCTTTGGTCATCAGGCTGGTCTATGTCAGCACGAATGCGCCAATTACTACGAGCAGGTCATCAACTGGGAGATACCTGAAACGGTGGCGGCTATCATCATTGAGCCAGTCATCAGCGGTGGCGGAGTGTTTGTGCCACCACCGGAGTATTTGCAACGTGTTCGGGAAATCTGCAATCGCTACGGCGTCTTAATGATTGTCGATGAAGTGATTTGTGGCTTTGGCAGATCCGGTCAGCCGTTTGGACACCAGAATTACGGCATTACACCGGACATTGTGACGATGGCAAAAGGGATTACCAGTGGCTATCTTCCCTTATCCGCCACGGCAATCCGCGATGAACTGTTTGACGTATTCCGCCACGACAGTGAATACGCGCACCTGCGGCACGTCAACACATTCGGCGGCCATCCAGTTGCCTGTGCTGTAGCAATCAAAACCCTGGAAATCATGGAAGAAGAACATTTGGTCGATCGTGCAGCGCAACTGGGTCAACAACTGAAAACAAAACTCACCCCCCTCGCGAATCACCTGCATGTCGGAGATCTGCGGCATTTTGGACTGCTTGCGGGCATCGAGCTAGTGGCCGATAAGGAAACAAAAGCACCGGCTTCACCGGAATTTACGGCAGCTGTCATCGCAGAATGTAAAAAACGCGGAGTCCTCATCGGGAAAAATGGAGACACCGTTCGCAACTTCAACAATATCCTGACGTTGTGCCCGCCATTTATCATCACCGACGACGAATTAGACCACATCGTTACGGTGGTAAAAGAGTCCATTGCGAAGACGACGGAGCAAGGCGTCACCGCGTAA
- a CDS encoding MarR family winged helix-turn-helix transcriptional regulator — protein sequence MQDENRLIAQSLSYRLATASRFLINRLNRNFKENDLSITYEQFRIMIRLWKEDGLTQGQIAALTGKDEPSVSRLINNMIKRNLIKRLPHPEDRRTNLIFLTEEGKNIQHELYVQYRKTTEEALQGVSASELDTCLKVLDTVTKNLA from the coding sequence GTGCAAGATGAGAACCGTCTTATTGCGCAATCGTTGAGTTATCGACTTGCTACCGCGTCCCGTTTCCTCATTAATCGACTAAATCGGAACTTCAAGGAAAATGATTTGTCCATTACCTATGAACAATTTCGAATCATGATTCGTCTATGGAAAGAGGATGGTCTTACACAAGGGCAGATTGCGGCGCTGACAGGTAAGGATGAACCCTCGGTATCGAGGTTAATCAACAACATGATTAAGCGGAATTTGATTAAGCGGCTCCCGCATCCGGAAGATCGGCGAACGAATTTAATCTTCCTCACCGAGGAAGGAAAAAACATACAGCATGAATTATATGTGCAATATCGTAAAACCACTGAGGAGGCACTACAAGGGGTCAGCGCAAGTGAGCTTGACACCTGTTTGAAAGTGCTTGATACAGTGACAAAAAATCTAGCTTGA
- a CDS encoding MarR family winged helix-turn-helix transcriptional regulator, protein MTDTQETLRNQLFADLAYQILLTQGLSPMKVAGLPSCNQLLVLKELDEVERMRLTDLSAALKLSPSTITGICDVLEQKGYIRRDRDLIDRRIVYVSLTAHGRTCLRSTRDSMIARLGSVAHTFKEGDLETAVAVLNAINRSLHGGLS, encoded by the coding sequence ATGACGGACACACAGGAAACGCTTCGCAATCAATTGTTTGCGGATTTGGCTTACCAAATTTTGCTGACCCAAGGCCTATCCCCGATGAAGGTCGCTGGCTTGCCTTCATGTAATCAGTTACTTGTCCTGAAGGAATTGGATGAGGTTGAACGCATGCGCTTGACCGATTTGTCTGCGGCACTGAAGTTAAGCCCCAGTACGATTACTGGGATTTGCGATGTACTCGAGCAGAAGGGATATATTCGCCGGGATAGGGATTTGATAGATAGAAGAATTGTCTATGTCTCTTTAACCGCACACGGCCGCACGTGTTTGAGAAGTACCCGAGATTCGATGATTGCACGCTTGGGATCCGTTGCGCACACGTTTAAAGAAGGGGACTTAGAGACGGCCGTTGCCGTATTGAACGCGATAAACCGTTCTTTGCACGGTGGGTTATCCTGA
- a CDS encoding 2,4'-dihydroxyacetophenone dioxygenase family protein codes for MENYVLVEKRLDKRRDEFALPEGYIHSSEEASPWVPFLENVWIRHLTFDIRNNSATNVLWVEAGGKLGRHRHRGPVNGYVLEGSWRYLEYDWIATPGDYIRESPGRCHTLVSEKGMKTVFQLNGALEFLDNDERIIETVDVFWFVDHYLSFCEKNQLPINQSLFL; via the coding sequence ATGGAGAATTATGTATTGGTTGAGAAGAGGTTAGACAAACGGCGCGATGAATTCGCATTGCCAGAGGGCTACATTCATTCATCGGAAGAGGCGTCCCCTTGGGTCCCATTTTTGGAGAACGTGTGGATCCGCCATTTGACATTTGATATCCGCAACAACAGTGCCACGAATGTTCTATGGGTAGAGGCTGGCGGGAAGCTAGGGAGGCATCGTCACCGCGGGCCTGTGAACGGCTATGTCCTCGAAGGAAGTTGGCGTTATCTCGAATACGATTGGATTGCAACCCCCGGCGATTATATTCGTGAAAGCCCAGGGCGCTGCCATACCTTGGTTTCGGAGAAGGGGATGAAGACGGTCTTTCAATTGAATGGCGCACTGGAGTTCCTCGATAACGATGAGCGAATCATCGAGACAGTCGATGTGTTTTGGTTTGTCGATCACTATTTGAGCTTTTGCGAAAAAAATCAGCTGCCAATCAACCAATCTCTGTTTTTATAA